The window GGGCGTGGCCTCTGTTCTTCtcggcagccaatcagattcagCCCTGCGCTACCTTGATGGCcctgattctgattggttgttgttagGTAACACAGACAGATCAATCTTCACACAAATTGAAGCCTCTGACAGCCTCGTGTTTCATGATTATCTGGGGTGTAAATACCGGGGTGCGGGATGGGCACCGGAGATCCCGGGCCTGCTTTGTATGAAGGGCTCGCTGGTAGTACCCTCTGCCTTGTAATGGGGTTCCGGGCTCTGTACCCACCCAGGGACCTCAGTGGCTCCATGGGGGCAAAAGGAATACGTTCCAGGCTTTGTGTCATTGGAGCCATCGGGGCCAAAGGAATTCAGGCAGTTCACCTAGGAAAGGATCATTCACTGTACTCAGTGAATGTGGGGATTGTTCACTTCATTTTgaacacccaatcacatgcagcCAAATCAGGAAAATCTGAATGAGCGATATCCAGCCCCATTGTACAATAATAGCGGGATATTACTGCTATTGTATCGCCAACATATACTGCAGCAATGTACACNNNNNNNNNNNNNNNNNNNNNNNNNNNNNNNNNNNNNNNNNNNNNNNNNNNNNNNNNNNNNNNNNNNNNNNNNNNNNNNNNNNNNNNNNNNNNNNNNNNNNNNNNNNNNNNNNNNNNNNNNNNNNNNNNNNNNNNNNNNNNNNNNNNNNNNNNNNNNNNNNNNNNNNNNNNNNNNNNNNNNNNNNNNNNNNNNNNNNNNNNNNNNNNNNNNNNNNNNNNNNNNNNNNNNNNNNNNNNNNNNNNNNNNNNNNNNNNNNNNNNNNNNNNNNNNNNNNNNNNNNNNNNNNNNNNNNNNNNNNNNNNNNNNNNNNNNNNNNNNNNNNNNNNNNNNNNNNNNNNNNNNNNNNNNNNNNNNNNNNNNNNNNNNNNNNNNNNNNNNNNNNNNNNNNNNNNNNNNNNNNNNNNNNNNNNNNNNNNNNNNNNNNNNNNNNNNNNNNNNNNNNNNNNNNNNNNNNNNNNNNNNNNNNNNNNNNNNNNNNNNNNNNNNNNNNNNNNNNNNNNNNNNNNNNNNNNNNNNNNNNNNNNNNNNNNNNNNNNNNNNNNNNNNNNNNNNNNNNNNNNNNNNNNNNNNNNNNNNNNNNNNNNNNNNNNNNNNNNNNNNNNNNNNNNNNNNNNNNNNNNNNNNNNNNNNNNNNNNNNNNNNNNNNNNNNNNNNNNNNNNNNNNNNNNNNNNNNNNNNNNNNNNNNNNNNNNNNNNNNNNNNNNNNNNNNNNNNNNNNNNNNNNNNNNNNNNNNNNNNNNNNNNNNNNNNNNNNNNNNNNNNNNNNNNNNNNNNNNNNNNNNNNNNNNNNNNNNNNNNNNNNNNNNNNNNNNNNNNNNNNNNNNNNNNNNNNNNNNNNNNNNNNNNNNNNNNNNNNNNNNNNNNNNNNNNNNNNNNNNNNNNNNNNNNNNNNNNNNNNNNNNNNNNNNNNNNNNNNNNNNNNNNNNNNNNNNNNNNNNNNNNNNNNNNNNNNNNNNNNNNNNNNNNNNNNNNNNNNNNNNNNNNNNNNNNNNNNNNNNNNNNNNNNNNNNNNNNNNNNNNNNNNNNNNNNNNNNNNNNNNNNNNNNNNNNNNNNNNNNNNNNNNNNNNNNNNNNNNNNNNNTGGTCATGTAACAGGTAGGTACGCCCCTCGTGTTCTGACACCCCCAGGTCATGTGATGTGGGGGTAACAGACAGATCCGGGGATTGTTCCCTGGACTGGGCGCCTTATAACGGTGAGCTATGTCTCGGGGTGTGTGAGCTGACCCCCACCTTTAGAGGGGTGGAGTTATGAGTACAGCCCCACCCAGGGGAGGAGCCAGGAGCACACATCTGGGAGGGATGGAGGACACACCTGGGAAGGAATGAGAAGcgatcagcagcactgaagggAGCCGGCAGCCCAGGTCAGTTACCTATGTGACATTATAAcgggggagggggtgggggggggtgcTGAAATCTCCCATGGTAACAGAGATCCCTCTATAAATCTGTGTAACATAGGAAGAAGTCCGGGATATATCCTGTGATGGGGCCCCTATTCTGGGTACACTTACATTGGATTGTAAGGGGCAGTAATGTTACCCCTGGGGTACCCTCCCGGGGTGCCAGTCCTGCACGATGTCCCTGAACTCCCCCATACACACCTGGGTTCTATAAAAACTCCTGCCAGGTGCTGAGGATCCGCAGAAGAGGGGCCCCTGTAGCCTGGGTGCTATGCTGGCCCCTGTGGCCCCCAGAGTAGGGCAGTGTAGGTACCCATTACTCCCCCTGACACTGATGAGAAAGTGCAGGAAGTTCTGCAGCCATTGGTGAGTCAGGATGATCCTCGTCTACGTCAGATCTGTACGGGATGAACATTAATCCCCCCCCCAGGGGGTAATCCCCCCCCATGCCCCACACCCAGGGTAATCCATGCAGCTTCCGGCACTAATCTGATCACCAGCAGGCAGGAAGACACTGAGGGCCACAGGTGTCACCGCTCCGTCCTGACAGGTCAGTGATCATCTTACTGTGTTCATGCTTTTTAGTGACGGACCCCCTGCCGGGTATTTATTGCTGTCCTAGCTGGGGAGATTTGTCTCTGCTTTTCATGGTGTCACCGAGACAGGAAGTCCGGAAAATCCAATATGTTACAACAGGAATAAAAGAGAAATgggggatttcccctcacttcctgtgtgtctctggggcaggaagtgaaggcaaatctTTCATGGTGTATGCAGCAGTTCCCCCTTTGGGGTGTCCATACCCAGACTCTGCCCCCTGCTGGTGACTGTGGCTGTGCCTCTCACTCGGTCTATGGCCAGATTCTTCAGGTAAAGATTCAACAATGGCAATCAATATATTGGCAATAAATTATTCCCCACCAATCGGAAACAACCAAATTCCATGAATCGGTCACATGACACAATAACGGGCCCTGTACTCCCCTCCCCCGTGCCAGGTAATCTTTGGGGTATTTGTGGTGATGAGTCGTATTTTGTTCTTCTGGCAGATCCGGTCCAATAGGTGTGAAATGCAAAAGTCGTGCCCGGAGGGGCCCTCTGTGGGGCCCGATGCCAGGCCTCGTATCGTTATCACCAAGTTTGCAGAGGTAGGTGCCGGTAGGTGGTCGTCTGGTGAATTTCTCAGTACTGGGGCAGAGCTGCCACCTGATGGGGGTTGTTAGGGCTTTGTCAGTGCAGAGATTGCCCCGGGGGGGCACTGCTCAGTGGCTCCCCCTGGAGGATGCAGTGCGTCATCTCCCAGATACCAGGCATCTCTGCGGAGAGAATACCAATCAGGATCAGAGGGAAGATTGCAATGTCTGGCGCTCCGGTATATGGAGGAGTGCTGATATCCTCAGGGGGAAAatcatacaatctgattgtacaatctgcaGGAATGGATTAGCCACAGATCTGCTCAATCCAGGGGAGACCCTGACAAATCTGTACTGGGGGGCTGTGTAGTGCCCATTACTACCCCCCCTGCCTGGCAATGAGAGGGGGTGGGGGATCCCTATACCCCCTGCCCTGTCACGTGACCTTCCTCCCACCCAAGCAGAGAGTGCGCAGTGATGAAAAGTCCAACATGCGCACTAGGTACAGCAGGGGGCGCTCAGGCAGAGGGTGACCGCCTTTACGTCATCTTTCATGCTACCTCAGGACGTCACACTCTGGTTGCTAGGCGATGGGCACGCTGTGCGAAAGGGGCGGAACTACGGGCGGAGCCGGTGAAGCGGCATAGTGCAAGCGGAGACGCACGGTAATACCGGGAGAGGGGGAGGGAATGCGGTGTTGTACAGGGGGTTGCACGGTTGCTATGGGAGAAAACACGGGGGGAGGACTGTGCGCCGTGTAGGCCCGCTCAGCCAATCACCGAACAGAAAATTGGGCCCTGAATCTGATTGGCTAATTCTGTATTCTTCCAGCAATGTACCTTTTGGGGGGTCCCTGGCAATTTCCGGCCATGGTAGGGTCAGAGGTCACCCTGCTGGGcacactcaggagctgggagaCACCCACTCTGCAATCCAGTCACCATTTCCAGACAGCTCTGCCGTGTGCAACGATAGCCAATAAGATTGCAGATTGGGTACATTAGAGGTTTGCCATCCAATCAGATCCCCTCACACTGCCCATCGTTTGTCTCCTACAGAGTCCCACACTGGGAGCATGATTGTCCTTGGAGGAGTCATATAACCCGAGAGTACAGTGACGCCCCCGGAGATGGCGGCAGAGTGTGTGAAGGTGGTGGTGCGATGCCGGCCAATGAATGACCGGGAGAAGGACCTGAGGTGCCAGGCGGTGGTCACCATGGACAGCAGCCGCGGTCAGTGCTTCATCCGCAGGCCGGAGGGGGGGGAGGAGACCCCCAAACAGTTCACCTTCGATGGGGCGTATTACACGGAGCACTGCACCGAGCAAATCTACAACGAGATCGCCTACCCCCTGGTGGAGGTGAGGGGAATTACCGGGCCGATGGACCCCAGGGGTACCACCCCTCCCCCATACGGGGGGATTCACCAACATACCCCACCCTCGGGGCTATGACCAACCTTTCCTATTACCCCCACAGTGACCTTTATATCATCCCCAATACTGACCCTGCCCCAACACCCCAAACACATCAACCCCTTCTATATCCCAACACTGACCCCATCACCCCAACACTGACCCCCCCCCATAATACCAACTAACCTCGCCCCCAACACTAACCCTATCCCAATCACCCCAACACTGCCCCCCCATAATACCCGACACTGACCCCCTCCCCCATAATACCCCTACATTTATCTGACACCAACCCACGACTGATCAGTCCCCGGCACACCATTATCAGTGCTCCCCTAAACCCGACCTATGACCAAACACCGAGCCATCCCTGCCAACCCAACACCAACCTTCCACCCAATTCCAACATTACCGGCCTCTACCCCAACCCCCTCTAACCCCACTCCAACTCTCCCCAACACCAAGTACCCCTATCACCCAGCATTGACCCTCCATGACAACCCAACCCAAAACCCAATAATGACCCATTCCTGCCCCAATACCTCTTCCCCTTATACCCCAACAATGACCCCTCTACCCTAACCTGAGCTCCCCAAATACCCAACAATGAGCCTCCCTGACACCCAAACATCAACCCTCTTATACCCCAACGATTACCCCACTCCCAACCCTCTACTTACCCTAACACTGACCCTGCGTGCCACCCTAATATCAAACCTCCCTATACCTCCTCGCCATTGGCAGACGTTGGAGCAGGAAAGGGAAATCGCATTATAATGGAGCTGTGAATGGAAATCTTCATTTCTCACCACAGGGGGTCACCGAGGGGTACAATGGCACCATCTTTGCCTACGGACAGACCGGCAGTGGGAAATCCTTCAGCATGCAGGGCATCCCCGACCCCCCCACTCAGAGGGGGATTATACCCCGGGCATTTGAACATATCTTTGAGAGCATTCAGGTAAGTGAGGGAATTCACCCCCTCCCTCTATCATTGTACCCCCCTCTATCATTATACCCCCCCTTCTAGGAtctatatggggggggggggggggtcagtgcACCCGATGACCTCTGATTAACCTTTCCAACTTTGTGGGGTTCAGGAAATGTTACCCATAATCATCCCCTATGACCCCCCCCCAGTGATAAAACATGGCGGGACCCAGGCTGTATCATCCAATCAGCAGTGGTATCTGTGTGTTGTCAGCTTAAGGAACACCCGGATCGGGGGGTGTATGTCAGGTCCCTGTCCCAGCACCCCGTGCACAGTGTGGCAGAATGTGAGAAGATCATGGAGACCGGCTGGAGGAACCGATCGGTGGGATACACTCTGATGAATAAGGATTCCTCTCGTTCACACTCCATATTCACCATCAATATAGAAATCTGCACTACAGGTAAGAGACCCTCCCAGTGATATCCCCATGTGGGGGGGGAGAAGTCCAGAGTATTCCTATGAGAATCACCTTTATGGGGTGAGCTGAGATATCCCAATATGACTGGAGGGGGGAACAGGGGGTACCCCGATGTGATGGGAAGGGAGACAGAGGCTATCCCAATGTGAAGGGAGAGCGATGCAGAGGATATCCCGATGTGACAGGAGGGGGGTGCAGAGGGTATCCTCACATATCGGGAGGGGGACAGGGGGTGTCCCGATATGACAGGAGGGGGGGACAGAGGTTATCTTGATATAGGGGGGAGAGTGGGCTAGAGGGTTTCACGATATGACGGGGGGGGGGTATCCTGATGTGACGGGAGTGAGAATCCAATTTCACCGGGAGGTATCCTGATATGACAGGAGGGGGGGTACAGAGTGTATCCCTATATGATTGGAGGGGGGGACGGAGGCTATCCCAATATAAGGAAAGGGGGACACAGGGTATCATgatatgatggggggggggggatcccgATGTGACAGGAGTGGGGATGGGGTATCCCAATTTAGGGGGAGGGGGACAGGGGGTATCCCGATATGATGGAGGACAGACGGTATCCCGATATGACGGGAGAGGGGGGCAAGGGGTATCCCAATACAAGGGGAGGGGGGACGGGGTATCCCAATATGATGGGAGGGGGGACTTAGGTTATCCCGATATAAGGGGAGGAGGGCAGAGGGAATGAATAAACAAGGGAGGGGAACCCAGAATATGATAGGGCAATGGGAGAAGGGAATACCCCTCGGGTGGCGGATTTCCCCACACTAACGGGTCACATGACTCCCCACAGATGAGGACGGAGAGGATCACCTGCGGGCAGGGAAGCTGAATCTTGTAGATCTGGCAGGCAGCGAGAGACAATCCAAGACCGGAGCCACCGGGGAGCGTCTGAAGGAGGCCACCAAAATCAATCTGTCCCTCTCCGCCCTGGGCAATGTCATCTCGGCCCTGGTAGATGGGAAGTCCAAGCACATCCCGTACAGGGACTCCAAACTGACCCGTCTCTTGCAGGACTCCCTGGGGGGGAACACAAAGACTCTGATGGTGGCTTGTCTGTCCCCTGCCGACAACAATTACGATGAGACCCTCAGCACCCTGCGCTATGCCAACCGagccaaaaacatcaaaaacaagcCGCGCATCAATGAGGACCCCAAAGATGCCCTGCTGAGAGAATACCAAGAGGAGATCAAGAAGCTAAAGACCCTGCTAACCCACCAATCCGACATCAAGGAAATAACAGGTAAGTGGGCACAATACATACAAGACAAATATCTGATTGTACATCTCTGATCATCGCCTTTTGTGCCCTGCCAGTGTTTGAGAAGCTGCCAGAGAAGTCAGAAATCAATGGGCACGAAGTGGATGTTGAGGCAGAAAAACAGCTCATCCGCCAGGTAATGCCAATCTGTGCCAGTCTATTGACCGCATGTACCACCAATACAATTGGTGTGGGGTCCGGATTGGAAGATGTATAGCCATCCTTATGGGGGTAACAGCCCCATCCCAGCCCCCCGACAGGTGAACTTTCCCCATTCTCCACCCATCACACGTCTTTAAATATGAACCCCCATTACCTGATTCTGGCAGGAATACGAGGAGAGGTTTGCCCGGCTGAAGGCAGAGTACGAGGCAGAGCAGAAGTCTCGGGCACGGTTGGAGGAAGATATCTGTAACCTGCGGACTTCATATGACCAGCAGCTGGCCAGCATGGAGGAAGATCTGAAAAAGAGAACAGGTGAGGGGTATCACCGAGGGGGGTTCATGCCTGGGGCATAATAATGTGACCGGGCACCTGGCAATGAATTGCAGAAGATAAGAAATGCTTTCTATGCCGTACAATGCTGCCCTGCAGTATGATGTACGATGCCACCCCGCCCTATGGGGTACGATGCCTCCCCGTCCTATGGGGTACGCTGCCGCCCGCCCTATGGGGTACGATGCCTCCCCGCCCTTTGGGGTACGATGCCGCCCTGCCCTATGGGGTACGATGCCGCCCTGCCCTATGGGGTACGATGCCGCCCCGTCCTATGGGGTACGATGCCTCCCCGCCCTATGGGGTACGATGCCTCCCCGCCCTATGGGGTACGATGCCTCCCCGCCCTATGGGGTACGATGCCTCCCCGCCCTATGGGATACGATGCCGCCCCGCCCTATGGGATATGATGCCGCCCGCCCTATGACGTAGGATGCCGCCCTGCTCTATGGTATATGCTGCTGATACGtcctttaagatttttttttgtcaacactCCATTGTCCTCTGCCCACAGGTGCCAGTGTGACTGTTGGGGGACCCTCAGCAGAAGATGGGGAAATGCAGGTGAGTGACTGTACCTGTAACAGAGAATATGTTGCAGATATGAGTGGTGACACAGACTCCATATTACCAGCACAATGTTTATTCTAACCCTCAGCCTGGTGGAGGGGACGCTGCATTAATCTTCTACTGGGGTGGGGTCACAATGGCGTCCGATTATTTTGGGGTGCTATGATATGCAGTTTATGGCTTTGAACCCCCATTACTGAACCCCGGGGTCACCTGGGATTTGTGTTCTTCATATGAGTGGTGTTCTGGGTCCCGTACCTCTGTTCAGgtttttctgacattttctacCCAATCCTCTGCTCTGGTTTAGGTGCCGGTGAATCTGCGCAGCGTGAAAAGAGGGGACCTGACCACAGACTCTGCCTCTAACCTGCTGCTACCACCAGAGGACGCTGTGCGCTCTGTCAGCCCCCAGGAAGTGCTGGCCAGGTTGGTATTTTCACGATCGAGGAATCTGATTGGCAGACAGGGAAGGAGGCGATCTGTGATTGGACTATAGCGCACTGCCTAGTGACCGGTTCTCTTTCTTGCAGGCTGCAGATGCTGGAGAAGCAGGTTGTGGGGGGTGAACAGGCCAAAAACAAAGATCTGAAAGAGAAACACAAACGCAGGAAGAGATACGCCGACGAGCGCAAGAAAGAGCTAATAGCAGCGCTGCAAAATATAGACGAGGAGAGCGGAGACCGGGTACTGCTCAATGTCTACGAATCCATCCAGGATGAGCTGCAAGTCAAAAGCAAACACATCGAGAAGCTGCAGAAAAAGGTGAGTCTGCGGCCCGAGTCTGAGGCCGAGGCCGAGTCGAGTCCCAGTCAATTACATTCTGCCCATCCAGTCCTGACATATACACAGTTCCGCCACTGATTAGTTTGTTGTGGCTTAGCACCACTTGCAGGTACTGCCCCTCCCCAGTCATGTGACTAGgtaatgaaaggagaagcagcagactgatgagttttATAATAAAGGGGGGCGAGTGATGTGTCTC of the Pyxicephalus adspersus chromosome 11, UCB_Pads_2.0, whole genome shotgun sequence genome contains:
- the KIF17 gene encoding LOW QUALITY PROTEIN: kinesin-like protein KIF17 (The sequence of the model RefSeq protein was modified relative to this genomic sequence to represent the inferred CDS: substituted 1 base at 1 genomic stop codon), which codes for MAAECVKVVVRCRPMNDREKDLRCQAVVTMDSSRGQCFIRRPEGGEETPKQFTFDGAYYTEHCTEQIYNEIAYPLVEGVTEGYNGTIFAYGQTGSGKSFSMQGIPDPPTQRGIIPRAFEHIFESIQVSEGIHPLPLSLYPPLSLYPPFXDLYGGGGGVMVSVCCQLKEHPDRGVYVRSLSQHPVHSVAECEKIMETGWRNRSVGYTLMNKDSSRSHSIFTINIEICTTDEDGEDHLRAGKLNLVDLAGSERQSKTGATGERLKEATKINLSLSALGNVISALVDGKSKHIPYRDSKLTRLLQDSLGGNTKTLMVACLSPADNNYDETLSTLRYANRAKNIKNKPRINEDPKDALLREYQEEIKKLKTLLTHQSDIKEITVFEKLPEKSEINGHEVDVEAEKQLIRQEYEERFARLKAEYEAEQKSRARLEEDICNLRTSYDQQLASMEEDLKKRTGASVTVGGPSAEDGEMQVPVNLRSVKRGDLTTDSASNLLLPPEDAVRSVSPQEVLARLQMLEKQVVGGEQAKNKDLKEKHKRRKRYADERKKELIAALQNIDEESGDRVLLNVYESIQDELQVKSKHIEKLQKKLKAAEVEIDDLHSEFERDRDDYLVTIRRQERDLLLYQQILDQVQPLIRRDCNYSNLDRVRREAGWDEDSGTWRIPELVMQKTSLPTAPGLPSAKAKKMPSPENGDHPLGEDRYKAMLSRSDSENLASNYFKSKRANQILSADPMRSLGLHSTSPAYNAPLNTSPSILTTSIGSVSPVQSPDVPLPRPFRLESLEIPAPSAKTKRKKSKNHTMEPH